The Coturnix japonica isolate 7356 chromosome 9, Coturnix japonica 2.1, whole genome shotgun sequence genomic interval GAttactgcttctctgctttacTGGAAGCTACCCGTGCCAAGTGGAAGGCTCCTTGTCAGCAGTGGAAGGTGTTTGTCAGATTCCTGAACCTTGTACGTATGATTGGCACAGGCTGCTAGGGAGGTGTCCAagaaccatagagatgtggcaGAGGAACACCAGTGGGCATGGCAGGGATGCAGTGGGGTTGGGCCTGGGGATCTTGGAGgctttttccaaccttcatgtTTCTATAAttgcatgtaatttttttctttttcattcaaatgAAGTAAATGTGTGCTGCCACAGATATCAGCAGGGGGAGGGTTTGTGCTGACAGGTTGGGGAGCTGATGGGGAGACCAGAGTAAAGCAGAAATGTAGCTGAAAAGGCCATCTTTCCATTCCTGGAAGTTTGGTGTTTTTCCAAGGAAACTCCTGGCTGCAGTCAGAGCATGTTGACCAGCGCTCACAATGGCTGAGTCATGGCTGGTAGTAAAACGTCACCAAGGCTGAACTTCATTCAGGTGTTGGGTGCATGAATGGAGGCAAGTAAGTGTGTGTACATGGAGCTCAATGGCACGCttcttgcagcacagcagctggcagcaacTTGTGGCCACACGTGTGATGAGGCGCTGGTGCAGGAGGATGAACGCTGAGGAACAGAAACCATAAATAGTAATAAACAcacattgctgctgtgtgtttttacTCCAGAATTACAGGAGAGGGGatatttattaaaatctttATGCAAAGATCCTTGTAATGGTGCATAATGGCCCATAATGTCGATGGGTCATTGCTGTTCCGTTCATTGATGCTCTTTATCTGGCATTACCTCCCTGTGAAGAACAAGCTTTGGGgtgcatttaaaatgtaagtactgcagggctgtgctcagcaggaggTGGCAGGCAGCTTGCTGGGCTGAGATGACACCATGGCCAGGGGCTGCGTGCAGGGAtttggagcagcacagctgcaataGAGCACAGACCGTGtccccaggcagtgctggtgctcAGATTTTCCACACCATTTTAACTGCTGCCTCATCTGAATTTCATCCCCATTTCTTCCCAATTCCTTGTCCACAGGACCTGCATTTCATTCATTATGCACCGTTTGGTGCTCACTGAATAAAACATATTAAAGCAAGTGCACGACGGACTGGGAATGTGAATCCCTTTCTCGttccatttgcatttttcagagATGTCAGCCTGCATAAAATCAATGGGGTCACCCCAGACTTATGTCAGCACTAAGAGGGACAAGATTGGTGCCTTGGTGAAGTCAGGACAGACTGTCTGAGTAACAGCAGACAAAAAACCTCTGTCACAATAAGATTAACAGATGAGAACAGTTAGAGCCCATCTGCAAATTCTTTATCCATGTTTTTCAGTATCCAATGGACATGGCTACCCATACTTCTAGTAGCTGAAATGACTTGCACAGTTCCCCTGCAGGAATGTTTCCTTCCATAGGAAATTTGTGCATTTGGGCATATGCCCCTCAGCCCCCAGAGCTGCAGACCGAGTCCCCAAAATGCAgtcaaacaaagcagaaaagctatAGCAAGGTACTTAACACTGGCATCTCCAAATCATACCAGCAAGCACTGCCGTAGCACTGTGAATCAAGATTATAAAAACcactatttttttatattaagtaTTCCCTTAAATGAAACCTGGCACACTTTTTTGGGTGATGATTTATCTTTTCTGCTGCCCTAATCAGAGACTTGTGTCAGCAAGCAAGAAAATCAGGTTGCCACTTAGAGCAATAAAAGCTGCTTTACAGGTTTCTCTTCTTGCCTTTTACCTTGGAGGTGAAATTGCTGAAAATAACTGGATCATTGCTTAATGGCTTTATAAGCTGAATTGTATTCATTTTAATCATAGCTGGTTGTAACAGCCCCATGCCTTCTAAACAGGAAGGCAtttccacagcacagctgaataCCTGGACTGAAATTTGTAGACAAATCAGTGCTAAGCTGAAATTCCCTGACAGCACGTTATCTCCTCCCACACAGAATACTGCACACTGATGAATGTTCAGCACAGGACCCTTTCAACATGGAGctcctgctgactgcagctTTAATGTCATAGAGCCCTGCAATGCTTAACAGCGTAAGCAGAAGCTTCGTTAGGACAAGTCCTGTATGAAATGCTTCTGATGGTACTGCAGCTAACTGGTCTGGGTGGAAGGCAAGAGGTGTTGAGCTCTGGGGTCTGGCTTGTTCCTCAGCTGATGCAAGGGGAATACCTTCAGGAAAGGTATCTGTGCCACAGTAACACAGTGGGTTCTGGTATCTCACTGTCTGAGCAGCTGGTTTAGGAAGgcttcttccttctcatctatattttccttctataaATTATGCATCTAGAACTGCATTACTCCAAGCCACCCCTTGTGCTCCTGCTAACAGAGGAAGTCTGGGTGGTTAGGTTCAGTGGAAGCGTTCATGGTGACGACACAGACTGTAATTTGAATATCTTTTACTTATCTCAACCTCTGTCATTCATTTGGAGGTTGTGCagcctgcacacacacagcttgtgctggaggagcagggctggaggagtCCTACTGCAGAGCGTGTTGCTTGGATCAGTGACCAAGATGAACTGAGATGAAGTCCTCAGGCTAGAGAAATCTAGCAAAATTGTACTGCTCTCTCTGGTATAAATCAAGAGGTCTGCTGCTTATTTACTTCATCCTACATTCATGTATCCCtccaaaacagcagcatcccctaAATGAcagtgctcagcctgcagcctggTCCAGTATCAGTACAATCAGCCTGGGGagaggttttgttcttttggcTGCTTCTTCTTGCAGTGAAGGGAGTCAGCTCTGCACTGATGTAtgtgtgctgctgagagcagaaggCTGCATCAGCACACAATCCATCCCCAAAACCCACAGCCCCAACAACAGCCTGGTGAGGTCAAGAAGCACAGCATAGCCTCACGGTTCTCCCTCAGACAGGCTTAGCAAGTATTTACCCGGAGAGACATGAATTTAACTAGCATAGGTATAACCCCAGTGTAAATACTGTAATCCTAGATAGCAGAAGAGGGCCCTTATCATCCTACTTTGAGTCCTATAGGCAAGGGCTTAACCTCTTCATTGAAAAatgctgctctttctgcagaAGGTATAAATAGAGACACTCTTGGCTCCCAGTGAGTCACAGTTTGCCAGCTGTGTCATTTTTATTACAAGCTTTGCAATATTTACAAGGCTCTGAGGCCTCTCCTGAGTCCAGCCTTGAAATTATTTATCTGAAAGGAATCATCTTCCATTCATACCAGGGCAGGAGCCCACAGCAGAACTTTCTCCCCAGCCTGTACCCTTGCCACTGCTGGAGGTTTAAAATGGAAGGGCTGTGCCAAAGTACAGGTGGAGGGAGCTGGTTGGCTTCCTGTAGGGGCAACTGTTGGACAAAACCTTTACACATCAGTCCTAACATAATGTGTCCAAGCATCTCTGTGCCTGGTGCTTTAGGCAACAGATTGCAGACATAAGTGATGCACTGGAAGCAGGACTAAAGTCTGTTATTCCCTTTTGCCACGATTTAACCTGTTAAATAAGCGCTCCTTAAACCCAGCCCTGCAAAAAGCCCCATGAAGGAGTTCAGCCTGGTAGAGTTGCTCAGTGTTCTGTCCATCTTCTCTAACTAGATGGTTTCAGCCTGAAATTAAggattatttaaaatactgcaaaacaaCTTGCAACTGAAAAAAGAGTAGAAGGCAAAACCCATTTCCTAATTAATACTTGCTCAGCCATTCCCCTTTGTGTGGAGATGGGAACAGTGAATGCATAATGTTATTACCTGAGAGGAAATTCCTTCTTAGACTCGTAAATTCCACTAAATACTCTTTTAATCTGTAATGTACCCGAATGAGCTGAAAAAACAGACGTAATTTGAGAtgccttttctctcctcttcattGCTTGTCTTTTCTTTACTCTCAACAGTTGCAGAGTAATAACGAATGATTATTAGAAGAAAGCAGACTTTACAGAGCAGCccttttaatttcatctttgcTGCAGTCTGAGAGCCTGCTGTCAGCACATATAGAAGCTGGCCCAAAGCCTTCCCTTTTAAATGCCTATTACCCTGACTTCCACCTGAACCCTGCGCCTTTGCAAGCTAATGCAGTTCTAATTCTTACTGTAGAATGAAAAGCCAGACTCATAACTGCCATGCAGGAATTGAGTGCCCACCTGATATAACTTGAATAACTGCAGGCAGCAATTCCCAGAGCCGAAGGCGGTCTGCCTCCACCCCAGGGCAGTTGAGGCAGGTGGTGGTACCGATGCactgtatttccttttgaacTTTATTTTGGGTAACAATTATAGGTGGAATTGGACTTGCAATGATGGTCATCCCACCAGTTTTATCTCCAGGTCCTTTGTTCCACTGCAGACGTAATCTAGGCTTCTTATCATTACAGGTCACAGTCTAAGAAGCACTGGAGCCTGGCGATGAATATTAAGCGTGTGAAGGACTATATCTACTGGCTGTACTACCAGTACTTGCTGATCACCTGTAGCTACGTGCTGGAGCCCTGGGAGCAGTCCATGTTCCACACCATCACGGTGACAGTTTTTGCAATGGTGTTGTACACAGCATATGTCTTCGTCCCCATCCACGTCCGTTTGGCTtttgagttcttctcccagataTTTGGGGTCCAGCCCGACAGCACAGTGTCCGTGATGAACTGAACTTGGCCGAGCAATGATCAGCAGCTCTCGCAACATCTGAAATGCAATGTCTGAAATGCAGTGTCTGAAATGCAATGTCTTCTACAGCCTTGTGTATTTATTCTGAAGAAGTTTTGCAGTTatgaaaataccattttctcTTACAAAATACAGCTCGCTTAATCACCATAGCTGACAACCAGAATAATGCactgcctgctggctgcacaaTCCTGGTTAAATCAAACCCAGGCCAGCTTTTGTTGTGTGATACTGAAACACATCCTCTGGAATGCAACACTTCCTAATATTCCCCTTGCCTCACTCTAAGAAAAATAGTCACGTACCACGAGTCCCCTGTATTCAAGAGCATCTTCTAGTCTCTAACACCTCCAGGACTTAACTTCTTTGGCATAACAGAAGGCAGGCAGTTCAGAATTACATGGTTTTACACTTCCAGCACCCTGATTTCGCCATATTGGCATATGGGAACAGCAGAGGCTGCTTAGGATGGCTGTGAGGAATGGTATTATGGAAAGATATTCAGTTAATAGAGTACTGTGGCAAAATACACTGTGCTTGCCTTGACCCAAGTGAGTGGATGTAAGGAGATGAGTAAAGCACAGCATGAATTGAGTACTAATATCTGGTTGCTGACTACTGGATTTTCATGgataagaaataagaagagaTAATGGTATGAGTGTGAACTTGATTCCAACTGTCTGCATGTAAGTTGTCGCATCTGGTTTTAGGTAGTCTAAATAAGATAGTGACAAACCAGCTTGTAGGTGACCTTGCAGTTTGCTGGAAGTGATGCCAAGAAACAGAACGGGTTCTGTGTTGGTGCACCTCTGCCACCCCTGAGAGAGGCTGAGCCGACCCCTATTTCTGCTCCCGTTCACTGCGGCAAGCAAAGTGCAGCTCCATGGGAGGACGATCCAGTAAGTAGACTGGAAGTAATATTTTTACAACTGCAGAGATGATGCCTGAGTGCTTCAAGAGATCTCctttataaagaagaaatgagatttattttaattgcctgCAGGACGTTTCTCAAACAGTggaaggtttgtttgtttttcactctcCATTTGAAGCAAATATCAATGCCAAATGATAAGTTACACAGTGCACGTATCAGCTGATGCTACTGTTATTAAAATGAGAAGTGTAAGATGTAAATAGCAGGGCTTCAAAGAATGACGCCTTCCTAAGTTTATTTGGAAACTAAGACATGTTTTGAAGGTTGAACAGATCTGAACATGTGTATGCAGTTTTTCAGAAACCAATTAAAGTTTATTCTTTGGAAACAGTGTCTCAATGCTGTCGGCTGTTCCCATGTTTTCTCCTTGCTCAGAGGTACACTTAGATTGACAATACAAGCAGGTCACAAAAGCGGATGAATTCCCTTGGGGACAAACACTGCCTTGCTTCAAATTAAGGCAAAGAGTACCTGTAGGTGATGGTGGCACAGCAACTGAAGGGCTTAGGCTCATGTGAGAGCTGAAGGCTGGGCTGTCCTTTCAATTTAACACAATCATTAGCAGGCAATGGTTACATACCAAGCTGTAACCACACTTGGGGTAGTTAACAGCActggaagagatggaaaatatcAAGTACCTGTGAAAATGTCTATGGAAGCAGACTATGAAATGGAATAAAAGTAACAACCCAAAGGTTGGGGTGAAGAAAGATTTGCTGAGCAAGTCGGTGCTGGAACATTTGAATAATTCTCAGTATCCTATCCTCaaaaaattctactttttaCTAGGTAGCATGACAAAGCAAACACCAAGACATCTCCCCATCAATCCTGTTTCCAACCACATCTCATTCTCCAGTTCCTCAGAAAGGTTATTTGTTCCCGCTGGCATCAAACACAACCGGCCTGATCCAGCAACACAAGGAAAAACGCTTTCTTCTAGGCATGAAAAGGCCAGGCCTCATATCTCCAGGAGCACACGCCCCACTGTAGTGCTGCAATTTAAACATTTAacttaaagcaaacagaacaagcAAACAGGCAAGAAGGAAATTCCACTCATTTCTCATGGTGGGGAATCCTATAAAGCACTTCTCTTCCTTATTATTCCTGGTACCTGCATTTAGCTTTGCAGGAGGGGCTTGGGAGATGGCCCTTGAAGCCCCAGTTAACCAAAACAGggttttttaatgcatgttaTTGACTTGTTTACTACATTTCAATGGAGTTTTTGGGCAGAGGGAATAGAGAAAGTAAAGACGCCGctgaaaataactttctgcTGAAGAGACATTGGAGATTTTCCCAATCCTTTTCACTCTGTAGCTGCTTATTGCTCAAAATGAGCGGGTACCAAAGGGACACCCTCAAAGCATTTTGGCATGTGGCAGTAAACaaaatcttgtttgtttgttttatgatgtttttttgggttttttttgctaaatATAATAGAGAGAAGGCAGGATACCACTGTCCACAGCTTGAGACCATACCACAGCTTAGGAAACATTGTTCCAGTTCTGAAATCCTTTTCCCCATAGGTGAAACCATTCATAATGTTAGAAGGCATTTTATCATCAGATTGCATCTGAACATCATGCAGAAGTACTTTGTTCTACAACAGCACCCTGCCATAGGACAAGGCACAACTCCATTGTAAAAAGGGTCTGTATAAAACACCTTGGCTGGGctcttttctcctgcttcattatttctccatttttcctGAAGCTAATTGTTTCATTACTGCCCTGCCCTAGTTGTAGTTCAAGCTGACCACAGCAGGTGGAAGCCTTTACAccaaaaaaaaggcaaaacattAAGAGTAGACAGAAccaattaaacaaacaaaggccaaaacaaaaacccattCCAGCTGCATTCACCCTGAAAGTACAAACGCATCATTAAATTAAGCACCGAGACATTTTGGGGCTCGGCGGCCAAGCACTAAACCTCCCttgtttaaaattcattttcttaatttcgTTTAATCAAAGCAAGCATTTATCCTGCCTAAAGGTTTCCTGGCCAATTTCATGGCTCACCTCACAAATCCATTGCAGAGGGTGACCAATGTGCACGTGTCCAGACAAGGAACCTCCAGGAGCACTCCAGAGCCCTCCCAGGCAGCCTTTGCTGAAGACTGCTGAAGTCCTTAGCTGGGGTCTCAAATGAGACACCATTACTAGCACAGGTCTAGCAGGGTTATTTCTACACACAAGgttattttctacatttcatCACTGCTGTTCTTTGACACATAAAGGGAAATCATCTCTGCCACTAGAagctctgctgcactgcactgcaggacGCAGACATTGCCCAGATGATGTTCCCAGAACCAGCCCTGCATGCTGTGCACAGTCACAGGATGACCCCAAATACAGCACTCCACATCTGCCTCCCTGCACCACCTACCCAGGCAACACTGTTACAGGAGTTTCATTTCCCTGATTACTCAGCAGCTAGGAAAAAAACCTATTTAAGCAGTGTTTCTCTGAGCACAGGAGGAGCAATCAGCAGACCTTAAAGAGCCCACTTACATGTACACAGCATCAGAAAGTGGTTGCCAACACTGGGCTGATCATAACCAATGGACTAATGCAACCCAGGGCACAGATGTGAACGAGGGGCAGTGAGCCAGGATGAGCTGGTGAGAAATGgagcagaaaagggaaattttctaattaaatattaCTGAACTCTTGAGAACTTTCACACATTCACGGAAAAGTATTGTGTGCAATGCTGTATCAAAAGCAGCGCTGCCTTCAGGTGTATCTGCTCCTATCCAAGTCATCTTCATTATTTGTTCCCAAAATACCCAGCCCCAGCTGTATCAGCAAGCCACTGCTCTTATCCCACCACAAAACATGTCCTGCACTGCTGAGCCTACATTGCTGTGTTTGGTAACTCCAGATATCCTCCTAGCAAAGATAAGGTAACTTATCTGGGTGCTGTGTGCACCGGGGTAttgacagcagcagaatttgGTGATAAAATATGACAAATGGAGCCACTCCTCTCCTTTGTGGTCACCAGTAAGCTCTCCTAAGGGACAAGGGCAGGTGGTAGCAGGCCTGCAGGACAGAGGGACACATCAGCTCCCCACACTGCACCAAAGCAGGTGGGCTCCTCATTctttccagaaagaagaaacagttcatgggatgggatggaacaTCAGACAAAGCAGATACAATATCACAATTAAAAGAAGACAAACCAATTATCTCTTCTGTCACTTGAATCACTCAGTGTCCAGTAGCTTGCAAGCAGCTGCTCGTGATGTTTTCCTGCACAAGCCCTATGTGCCACACTGGgatcagagcagcaggagcaaggGAACCAAGGCAGCTCCTTCACTATCTTCCCTTACACACAGGGAGGAAAACTTGGCCCACGCTGAATGAAGACAGCTTGTTTCAAAACACGATCATTTGTTCCTCAGTGTAAGCAACACTGCCACTGCATTCAAACATCCCACGTTATGAAAATATCTCTCGGCAGCTTTCATGGGAACACCCCAGCTCCAACACTGTGATTCACGGGCAGAGGTTAGAATTAACTCTGAGACTTTCGTCATCGTCAGTGTCTGCTCCACCCATATTTCAGAGGTCCTCACAGCAGTTGCAACATCACCAGCTGACAGCTGATAAATCCCGCTGGTGCTCCAATACAGCGAGCCCAGCGTGTCCCAGAGCTGTTACTGGGATTACTGAGGCCTCCTGAGGTGGGGATAAGAAGCTCTGAGCTAGAAACAGGCTGTAGAAATCACTTCACGTGGGATAAGCTTAGGTATCCTCCCCTGGTTACCAGGAGCCATTAGTCTTGGTTCAGAAGTGATATTTAAAAGATGCATGTGCACACTTTGCATTGGAATCGTGGAATTAGATGTGGCTTGCTGCTGGTCCTCAGCCAGGCAGGCGAGAAAAGCCAAGAATGAGGgcagagaggagagcagaaatGTCCATGAGATGGAGAATAGGGTAAATCCAGCAAATCCataagaaaaatcagtgtttgcCTTCTCACAGTGGCTGAacaaggagggagaaggaagaaaaggcaaacGTTGTCAGGAACAGACAAATGTCAGCTGGGGTGATGTTTCAGTTCCTTCTTCTGACAGCTCCTATCTTTGGAGCAGATCAGAGACGTCTCATTATTTCAAGGTCATACTCGAGGATGAGTTAACACGCCATGAATCTTGATCAGCTTCAgatgattaaaaataagaacaggaaGAGGAGTCGCTGGTAAATGCACATCAAGAAGTATCTGATGCAGGACAAATGAGTCCAAAGTCTAGATCAAGCCCTCCTAACGTCAGAAGAGGGCTGTGACAGCATTGCAGCAATGCTATTAAATATGGGGTGACAAGGCACAGTGTACAGCCTCACCCACAGCCTAGCAGCACAGAGAGCGTCTATCGGTTCTTTGCATtccccacagctgtgctgtgcactaGGAGAAGCCTGGTAGCCCATAGATATTAATTATTTGCCATGAGTGCAGCTACTTGGAGATTTATGAAGCCACGGCTGGAAAAATGATGGCACAAGGTGAGCAGATGCATCCAGCTCCACTCATCCTGGTGCCTTGCCTGGAGGCAGCACATGACGTTTGCTACAGGTATTTTACTCCAGTTAGGTAATACATCCCA includes:
- the SPTSSB gene encoding serine palmitoyltransferase small subunit B isoform X2; the encoded protein is MNIKRVKDYIYWLYYQYLLITCSYVLEPWEQSMFHTITVTVFAMVLYTAYVFVPIHVRLAFEFFSQIFGVQPDSTVSVMN
- the SPTSSB gene encoding serine palmitoyltransferase small subunit B isoform X1, which produces MEKAGKEAACQPSQSKKHWSLAMNIKRVKDYIYWLYYQYLLITCSYVLEPWEQSMFHTITVTVFAMVLYTAYVFVPIHVRLAFEFFSQIFGVQPDSTVSVMN